TTACACTTACATGGTTTGATTCGAATACTAAGGGAGAGCCTTTTACCGATGCTGTCGCCCAAGAAATCACTAAAAAGACGGGTATTGAGATCTCTATTCAGCAGCCAACAGGAAATCCGACAGAGAAGCTAAGCTTGATGCTTGCCAGCGGTGACTATCCGGATGTGGTCGTGATGAGCCGTGGGGATGCTTCCCTCGATAAGTACATTACAAGCGGCGCGTTCATTCCACTCGATGAGCTGATTGAGAAGAGTGGCCCTGATATCAAGGAAATGTATGGGGATACATTGACCAAGACTCGTTATAAAGACGGAAAGAACTATTACTTGGCAAACTGGTATGGACTAGACAGTGATCCAGTCTTCGGGATGCTGATGAGAAAAAACCTGCTTACAGATCTGGCTCCGGACAAAGCAGATGGTTCAACACCGCTTACTACAGATGAACTAGAAGCCATTCTGAAGGATTTTAAAGCGAAAAATAAGACGATTGATGGAAAAGAATCCATTCCAATGACCATGAACGGCGAGAATATGGGCGCCAACCTTGGATCATTCAAAGGCATGTGGGGTCTGAAAACCTACTACGATAATAATGGAACATTGCAATATGATGTTAAGGATCCAAAGTATCGTGAAATGCTGCTGTATGTGAATAAATTATATAGAGAAGGTCTGATTGAGAAGGAATTTGCTATTAGCAAAACACAAACTTGGGTTCAAAAGATAGCTACTGGGGCAGTATTCTCCACACCAGGCGCATACTGGGATCCAGGTAACGGGAATGGAACTTTGAAGAAGGATGGCGGAGAAGATAATCAGCTCTTCCCATACAAGGTTGTTGCTCCTGGCGTAGACCCTGCCCAAACGACATTTGGACCAAGAAGTTCACTTGGATGGGATGCCATCGCTATTACTAAGAATAACAAGCACCCTGAAGAAACAATGAAGCTGTTTAATTTCTTGGCAAGTGATGAAGGACAGCATTTGCTGCTGTGGGGCCAAGAGGGCGTTCAATACACCATGGTAGATGGCAAAAGACAACCGGACCCTGCATTCTTGGCTAGCTTCCAGGAAAACTGGGACGACACAGTGAAGAAGAGCGGTGTTCGCAAATGGTTGTGGTTTATTAAGAATGGTCTAGATGCAAATGAACAGCCTTACGATATGGCAGTTAAATACCAACGCAGTGAAGTAGATCAAATGGCGATCAAGAGCCTTGGCGATTCCGTATGGGATACAGCGGCATATGACAACCTGAGTCCTGACGGCGGAACACCTGAAGCACTGACTGCGCAGAAGGTAAAAGATATTATGGATCAGAGCATTACGAGAGTGATCATTGCTCCAACGGAAGCAGAAGCCAACTCCGTATTCGACAAGATGCTTGCGGATATGAAAAAGGCTGGGGATGAGAAAGTAGAAGAAATCATTAACCAGAAGTACGCAGAACGTATGGAGCTGTGGAACTCAAAATAATTATTGTAAGGGCTTCCTCTCTGCATTCAGGCAGAGGGGGAGCCTTTTGCTATATTCAATAGCAGTTAAACTAGTCTATTAACAAGCGCATTCTTGCGGAAATCTAGTGGGGCCTGGTGATAGTACTTTTTGAATTGATGATAGAAATGGCTGACGTTCTCAAAACCGGATTCCAGGGCGATCTCGAGCACGCGCAGTTCAGTAGTAAGCAGCAGATTGCGTGCCACGTTGAGCCTCAGCTGGTTGATATATTCTGTCGGCGTCTGGTTCAGATATTGGCGGAAGGCCCGGTTAACATGACCGGCGCTTCTGCCCGATAGCTCGTACAGGGCATGAAGGCCTCGGTTTAAATTTTCTTTCAGATGCATCTTGGAAACGGCATGCTCTAACCACAACGGGAATTCCGGCTGTTCAACGGTTTCCGGGGAGAAAAAATGCTGGGTGAGCGTGTTTACGAGTATTCCTTTTAGATAAATCCTGGACTTCACCTTGTCTAAGGTAGAGAGCATTCGAATGCGTTCGAAAGAACGAACGAAATCATCCATCTCCAGTTGAGATAGCATGGCGATTCTAGGAAGCGGAGTATTCAATAGTCCATGTAGGAACTCTTCTTCATTTAGATAAGCAAAAGCATCGTTAATGAGGCTTTTTCGGCAGGGAATGTTTAGAAAGCGGCAATCGCTATCTCCGTCCGCTTCATACCGATGAATATCATCGGGCCGGATAAAGACAAGGCAGCCAGATTGGAGAAGCTGTGTTGCTTCGTTGACGATATGCTGGCATCGGCCTTCAGTAAGTATGAAGAATTCATAGAAGTCATGCGTATGTTCTGGGGATACCTGACTCAGGGACTCGACCCAGAAGGGATCAGCCAGCAATTCGGGATTGATATGGCTTGCCTCGGTGTATTTGATCATGTTTTTCCTCCAGGTTTTGATGATGTTAAAATAGCACACTATATCTGCGAACACAATGGAAGAAAAGTATAGATATTATTGTTAAGATTTTTATACAAGAAGTCAAAATAGCACATCTATGGAGGCGTAGAAATGCAACTAATCGATCTAAACGGGAAATGGAAAATGAAACGACTTCAGGAGCCAAAATGGCTAGAAGCTAGCGTGCCTGGCTCTGTATACCATGACTTGCTGAATGCTGGAGAAATGCCGGATCCGTTCTACCGTGAGCAGGAGTATGAGGTCCTGGAACTATCCAATTACGATTACGAATATAAACGTAGCTTTCAGGTGGAGGCGGGAGTGCTGGAGCATGACCGAGTATTTCTGCTGTGTGAAGGGCTGGATACGCTATGTGAGCTATATCTGAATGAAACTAACATTCTGAACAGTGACAATATGCACAGGACGTATGAAGTGGATATCAAGTCCGTATTGAAGGCAGGAGACAATACGATTCACGCCATTTTTCGCTCCCCAGTAGAATTCACTTTAAGGAAGCAAGCGGAACTGCCGCTTAGTGGCTGTGCTGATGCAGTAGAAGGGATTTCTCATCTGCGCAAAGCGCACTCTATGTTCGGTTGGGACTGGGGTCCGAAGCTACCCGATCTAGGAATCTGGCGCAGTCTCTCCATTCAGGGTTATAACAGTGCCCGTCTTGACGATGTTTATATTACACAATTCCACGAGAAGGATAAGGTCACGCTGGATGTTCGAGTAAGAACAGAGAGCTGGCAGGAGGCTGATCGAGAAATTGTGGTCAAAGTTCATACACCAGCGGGTTTGAGCATTGAGCGTAGGGTATCTGAAAGTATTGGAACAGATCATCATATTGCACTGGAAATTACGGAGCCAGAGCTGTG
This window of the Paenibacillus sp. FSL R10-2734 genome carries:
- a CDS encoding extracellular solute-binding protein; this encodes MIKKNKLLSVSITAALSASLLAGCGSNDGTDNTNKAAGENTKQEPITLTWFDSNTKGEPFTDAVAQEITKKTGIEISIQQPTGNPTEKLSLMLASGDYPDVVVMSRGDASLDKYITSGAFIPLDELIEKSGPDIKEMYGDTLTKTRYKDGKNYYLANWYGLDSDPVFGMLMRKNLLTDLAPDKADGSTPLTTDELEAILKDFKAKNKTIDGKESIPMTMNGENMGANLGSFKGMWGLKTYYDNNGTLQYDVKDPKYREMLLYVNKLYREGLIEKEFAISKTQTWVQKIATGAVFSTPGAYWDPGNGNGTLKKDGGEDNQLFPYKVVAPGVDPAQTTFGPRSSLGWDAIAITKNNKHPEETMKLFNFLASDEGQHLLLWGQEGVQYTMVDGKRQPDPAFLASFQENWDDTVKKSGVRKWLWFIKNGLDANEQPYDMAVKYQRSEVDQMAIKSLGDSVWDTAAYDNLSPDGGTPEALTAQKVKDIMDQSITRVIIAPTEAEANSVFDKMLADMKKAGDEKVEEIINQKYAERMELWNSK
- a CDS encoding AraC family transcriptional regulator: MIKYTEASHINPELLADPFWVESLSQVSPEHTHDFYEFFILTEGRCQHIVNEATQLLQSGCLVFIRPDDIHRYEADGDSDCRFLNIPCRKSLINDAFAYLNEEEFLHGLLNTPLPRIAMLSQLEMDDFVRSFERIRMLSTLDKVKSRIYLKGILVNTLTQHFFSPETVEQPEFPLWLEHAVSKMHLKENLNRGLHALYELSGRSAGHVNRAFRQYLNQTPTEYINQLRLNVARNLLLTTELRVLEIALESGFENVSHFYHQFKKYYHQAPLDFRKNALVNRLV